The following proteins are co-located in the Silene latifolia isolate original U9 population chromosome 1, ASM4854445v1, whole genome shotgun sequence genome:
- the LOC141617139 gene encoding F-box/kelch-repeat protein At3g23880-like isoform X2 produces the protein MKKMISRKKTKTPFKYLPLEIWTLILARMPGKTLLRFRSVCKPWCSIIDDPDFVHLHLQLCNTNNNSKNKLFVAFEVPESNGGRRCLMTIRRADTFRKTGHNLTSSQYYGAPGSCNGLFLMSQLVDKKRELRLWNPSIRKSLLVPSCPIPSHLKNRVAFVFGFAPSTKEYKILAITLDETPGTHPKDMFFAVYTLSDQRWSIRNNGFDVESSCFEHIFWSYFHPCTTVFLQGAVHSMAYNLYGDNKNHLISLDFDSEKFTILELPCFSNESYTMRQLLIVGESVAVFSISEVNTSIWVLKIDGGKRVWTLWFSKPSSRDEFDFFKHHLYSEAFYYESDYGGCLIIEKKSYNIASGQVKERGKSMRKYVKLVTYSESLVLHKGYGAQDDDDVFPVD, from the coding sequence ATGAAGAAGATGATTAGCAGAAAGAAGACAAAAACTCCATTCAAGTACTTACCCCTGGAAATATGGACTCTGATTTTGGCAAGAATGCCGGGTAAAACCCTGTTACGATTCAGGTCCGTCTGTAAACCTTGGTGCTCTATAATCGATGACCCTGATTTTGTTCACTTGCATCTTCAACTCTGCAACACGAATAACAATAGTAAGAATAAGTTATTCGTAGCATTTGAGGTCCCGGAATCGAACGGTGGAAGGAGATGTTTGATGACAATTCGTAGAGCTGATACTTTCAGGAAAACCGGTCACAATTTAACGAGTTCTCAATATTACGGTGCTCCAGGGAGTTGTAATGGCTTATTTTTAATGTCACAATTAGTTGATAAAAAGAGAGAATTGAGATTGTGGAACCCTAGTATTAGAAAATCGTTGCTAGTCCCCTCCTGCCCAATTCCTTCCCATTTAAAAAATAGGGTTGCATTTGTGTTTGGATTCGCTCCTTCGACTAAGGAGTATAAAATCCTCGCTATAACATTAGATGAAACTCCGGGTACTCACCCAAAAGATATGTTTTTTGCTGTTTATACACTCAGTGATCAACGATGGTCTATCCGAAATAATGGCTTTGATGTCGAGAGCTCGTGCTTTGAGCATATATTTTGGTCATATTTTCACCCGTGCACTACTGTTTTCTTGCAAGGCGCGGTACACAGTATGGCATATAATTTATACGGGGATAATAAAAACCATCTTATTTCCCTTGACTTTGATTCGGAAAAGTTCACCATTTTGGAGCTTCCATGTTTCTCCAACGAAAGTTATACCATGAGGCAACTGTTGATTGTTGGGGAATCGGTAGCGGTTTTCAGTATTTCTGAAGTAAATACCAGCATATGGGTGCTTAAAATTGACGGTGGAAAGAGGGTGTGGACTCTATGGTTTTCAAAACCTTCAAGTCGTGATGAATTTGATTTCTTCAAGCACCACCTATACTCCGAGGCATTCTATTACGAGAGTGATTATGGTGGTTGTTTGATTATTGAGAAAAAGTCTTATAACATTGCTAGTGGCCAGGTTAAGGAGCGTGGAAAATCTATGAGGAAATATGTAAAACTAGTAACGTATTCGGAGAGCTTAGTGTTGCACAAAGGATATGGAGCTCAGGATGACGATGACGTCTTTCCTGTGGATTAG
- the LOC141617139 gene encoding F-box/kelch-repeat protein At3g23880-like isoform X1, producing the protein MKKMMSRKKTKTSFKYLPLEIWTLILARMPGKTLLRFRSVCKPWCSIIDDPDFVHLHLQLCNTNNNSKNKLFVAFEVPESNRGRRCLMTIRRADTFRKTGHNLTSFQYYETPGSCNGLFLMSRLVDTKRELRLWNPSIRKSLLVPSCPIPSHLEDRTAFVLGFAPSTKEYKIIAITFDDTPGTHPKDMFFAVYTLSDQRWTVRKNELDVESSCFEHIFWSYFHPCTTVFLQGEVHSKAIDLYGGNKNHLISLDFDSEKFTFLEIPCFSDESYTMRKLFILGESVAVFSISEVNTSIWVLKIDGGKRVWTLWFSKPSSRDEFDFFKHHLYSKAFYYESDYGGCLIIEKKSYNIASGQVQERGKSMRKYVKLVTYSESLVLHKGYGAQDDDDVFPVD; encoded by the coding sequence atgaagaagatgatgagcaGAAAGAAGACAAAAACTTCATTCAAGTACTTACCCTTGGAAATATGGACTCTGATTTTGGCAAGAATGCCGGGTAAAACCCTGTTACGATTCAGGTCCGTCTGTAAACCTTGGTGCTCTATAATCGATGACCCTGATTTTGTTCACTTGCATCTTCAACTCTGCAACACGAATAACAATAGTAAGAATAAGTTATTCGTAGCATTTGAGGTCCCGGAATCGAACCGTGGAAGGAGATGTTTGATGACAATTCGTAGAGCTGATACTTTCAGGAAAACCGGTCACAATTTAACGAGTTTTCAATATTACGAAACCCCAGGGAGTTGTAATGGCTTATTTTTAATGTCACGATTAGTTGATACAAAGAGAGAATTGAGATTGTGGAACCCTAGTATTAGAAAATCGTTGCTAGTCCCCTCCTGCCCAATTCCTTCCCATTTGGAAGATAGGACTGCATTTGTATTAGGATTCGCTCCTTCAACTAAAGAGTATAAAATCATCGCTATCACATTTGATGATACCCCGGGTACTCACCCAAAAGATATGTTTTTTGCGGTTTATACACTCAGTGATCAACGATGGACTGTCAGAAAGAATGAGCTCGATGTCGAGAGCTCGTGCTTTGAGCATATATTTTGGTCGTATTTTCACCCGTGCACTACTGTTTTCTTGCAAGGTGAGGTACACAGTAAGGCAATTGATCTATACGGGGGTAATAAAAACCATCTTATTTCCCTTGACTTTGATTCGGAAAAGTTCACCTTTTTGGAGATTCCATGTTTCTCCGACGAAAGTTATACCATGAGGAAACTGTTTATTCTTGGGGAATCGGTAGCGGTTTTCAGTATTTCTGAAGTAAATACCAGCATATGGGTGCTTAAAATTGACGGTGGAAAGAGGGTGTGGACTTTATGGTTTTCAAAACCTTCAAGTCGTGATGAATTTGATTTCTTCAAGCACCACCTATACTCCAAGGCATTCTATTACGAGAGTGATTATGGTGGTTGTTTGATTATTGAGAAAAAGTCTTATAACATTGCTAGTGGCCAGGTTCAGGAGCGTGGAAAATCTATGAGGAAATATGTAAAACTAGTAACGTATTCGGAGAGCTTAGTGTTGCACAAAGGATATGGAGCTCAGGATGACGATGACGTCTTTCCTGTGGATTAG